The DNA sequence gatcattcagttcattcagacagtggaacagattgatgcttctctctgcagacagactcttcctgatcttcttcttgatgtactcgactgttttctgattggtctgtgagctacttcctgtctgtgtcagcagacctcgtaggagagtctgattggtctgcagtgaaagacccaggaggaagtggaggaacaagtccaggtgtccatttggactctttaaggcctcgtccacagcactccgGTAGAGACGTGTTGATTTGCCTCTGAACACTGCAGaccaggatgttgtttgtttttcttccagcagattgacttCAGACTTggtgaatgtcagatggacatgaagagcagccagaaactcctgaacactcagatggacaaagcagaacaccttgtcctggtacagccctctctcctctttaaagatctctgtgaacactcctgagcacactgaggcttcTCTGATATTGAAGCCACACTCTGCCAGGTCTGATTCATaaaagatcaggttgcctttctgcagctgctcaaaagccagttttcccagagactcaatcatcttcctgctctctggactccagtgtggatctctCTCAgttcctccatcatacttgacatTCTTCAGTTTAgcctgaaccaccaggaagtggatgtacatctcagtcagggtcttgggcagctctcctccttctctgcttttcaacacatcctccagaactgtagcagtgatccagcagaagactgggatgtggcacatgatgtggaggcttcgtgatgtcttgatgtgggagatgatggtgctggcctgctcctcatctctgaatctcctgctgaagtactcctccttctgtgggtcagtgaaccctctgacctctgtcaccatgccgacacactcaggagggatctgattggctgctgcaggtcgtgtggttatccagaggcgagcagagggaagcagtttccccctgatgaggtttgtcagcagcacatgcactgaggtggactctgtaacatcagtcaggatctcagtgttgtggaagtccagaggaagtcgacactcatccagaccgtcaaagatgaacacaacctggaactcttcaaacctgcagattcctgcttctttggtttcagtaaagaagtgatgaacaagttccaccaagctgtacttcttctctttcaccacattcagctctctgaaagtgaatggaaatgtgaagtctatgtcctggttggctttgtcttcagcccagtccagagtgaacttctgtgttaagactgttttcccaatgccagccactccctttgtcatcactgttctgattggtttatctcttccaggtgggactttaaagatgtcttcatgtctgattgttgtttctggtctgtctggtttcctggatgctgtttgaatctgtctgacctcatgttccaTGGTCACCTCTCCAGTTTCTTGTGTTAGTATGTAGATCCGGGTGAAGAACTCTTGTAGAAGTTTTGAATTTCCTGCTTTTGTGATTTTCTCAAACAAATTTTGACATTTCTCCTTCAGGTTGGATTTGACTTTATGCTGACACATGGCAACAGTATCTGAAAGAATGCAAGAGAGAAAATACACAAGAGAGTAATGTTATAGTAAGTTCTAATAGTTTCCTGATAATTGTGCAGATTTCTGATTCATAACAAAATGTTAACTTTGATTGAAACATTTTTCATACTGTGATGAATCACTTAACAGTCATACAACCATTAATACTACAACATTTTCCTGAATTTAAGGTTTGGTTTAAGCCTCCTCTCCATTACTCTCAAACTGGTTTCTGGCATAGCCTGAGCAATGTGCCTCCCAAATCATTGGAACACAACATCTGGTCCCATGTGTCATCTAAGACAACATTACAGTGTCCAGAGTCTTCAACATATCAGAACAAACCTCATCCACCTGTGGCACCTTACCACTGTGAACCTCTCTGAGCACTTTAATAACCTGTACCTGTAACCAAGAGCTGGATGAGACTTCCCTCAAACGTTTCAGCCCAGTCTCCTCTGTAGAGAGGTGTCAGTCAGGGTCAGGAGATTGTGAAATCATTGCTGCCTTTGTCAAGTAATATCTTCCAATTGCTTGCTAGAACCTCATTCAGGTCAACTTCTCCATGATCTCTCAGAACCATCCCACAAcagttttccttcttttactaCAGAAGCTTAAGTCCTTCTGGCCTCCCGGTATCCATCATCCTCTTTGGGAATCCTCTGGACGTAATAGAGGATTCATCAAATCTGAAAGGACTAACCCCTCAGGTAGGAACCAACAGCCTTCTGGCCAGAAGTCAGGACAGGTGCTCCTGCAATGGAGGCTTTGAAAATGTCCTATGTCATATGTGCCAAATCCCCCAAAACTGTGGGAAACAGCAGTGCTCAACATAGGTTCATGAGTAATCCCACACCCATGCCTGTCAGCCTGGGAAAAACCTGGGACTTCTGAAAGGGAGCTGCCCATGAAACAAGGtttcatacaacacacacacatcaggtgTCTGCAGACCCAGCCTTTAAATGCAATAATCTGTCACTCCACCTGGACTTACAGGAATGTATGCTTCTAGACTGTTCATATACATGGGACATGTAAAACAGAAGGGAGATATGATTAACAGCCACCTTATGATAAAgagttttttaaattcattgcaGGGTCACACTGCCAACCTGGACGAACTATAGACCTGAACCTCTATGGTCAAAGTGTTTCATTGCAGgcgacacacacaaacatctcagGATACACCACTGTCCTATTTATCACATGTACTTCAAGCCTGCCTGACAACTTCTGTGTGACTAGTGTATGTCACATGATGCCTCGCTGTGCTGCCCTTTAATTTCActacatttaacaaaaacatttcatatttgtgcAGAAAAACTTTCTTTATATTTGAAAAGATCATTCAGTGCCTGGATCTCCCTGTCATGTGAGATTTATCAGTTTAATCATGACTTACGTTTAGAGATGGTGTGTGAGCATTGCTTATTCATCTTCCCCTGAACCTTTTTGGTCACCTGCAGCGTGTTTTCACTGTAGGTCTGGACCATCAGATCCACCGTGTCACACCGGTCCGACTTCTCCAGTCGACTCTTTGGGATTGTTGGGAGGTCTTCCAGGACCTCAGGCTGCTCCAGGTACcacttaaatgttttaaagtcatCTTCTCCCAAATTCTGTAAAGTTCTCAAGAGATCCTGTTTAGGGATAGAGTCCACTGGCTTTCCTCCCTgtcagaaacaaagaaaacctTTTAAACCTTAAACAAACATACAGTTCATCACATCCCATCTCATCACTCTGCTGCTCACTCTTCCATTAAAAGTTtccaaaaatgatgttgaacatCTGTGTAGGAATTCGTCGACTGACGATCAGCGAACCTTCAGAGCGGTGAGTAGAACATGACTGTTGTTGGAAATGGACATTAACCTGACTTCATCACACAACAGATCAACATGAAGGATGTGCTGAGTTCAACAGAAGCACTTTAGAAAACAGAGATCttcttaaaaacaaattaaatgcaGGACACTTTACAGTAATCCCAACTGTTGACTTCTCATCTGTGAAACACCACCGCTGTTATTTTATACCAGGAAACACTTCAAACACTAAGGTTGGGCTTTGATAGCAGCTTGTCAAATCAACAACTCAGTTAGGGGCTGATTTAGTTATTCACAATAgttaataattattaaatataattatgaattaaagctgcaagtagtgatgaacgggccctggCACCCCCACGCATGTTGGGCCGTGGTGCAGTTGAAGGGCTCACATCATGAGCACGTAGACGTCTTCAGACCTGCGCTTTAATGGGACATTGGTACAAGGGGGGAAATaacacttcctgtgtccagtaggtggcactatgattaaaagacaatattgaagcatagatgtgttcaggacGTGAGACATTTGGTGCAGGTTGGAACATGTCTGTTAAAGTTACagcaacttcctgtttcacagCAAATCATCAGTTTGTTGTGGCGCAACGATCAGAGCGCTCGATTGAGGCTTTagattttaataacttttcatcacaaaggttttgtgtgtatgcaagtgGATGAGCAGGGGGAGAGGCTGAAAACACTACAGAAGAAAAGATTGACTTGTGATGTATGAATGTCCGTATTAGCCTGAATCTTAAGAAAAAGAGGTTTGTTTCTCTCAGAGCTcgacaaaaactaaaaacatcaaGCAGCTGTGACGTTCTTACCTGTTCATCCATCTGCAGACGTTAagcctctgtgtctctgtgcttcTGAACGTCTGCTGTCACTCTCACCTTCAATATTCAACCATCTGATGACAGCAGAGAACAAGTCTGTGGgataaaatgatcttcagtaAATCATATCTGACAGCTGTTTCAGTGTAAAGCAGAAGTTCAACTGAatttaaaaccatttaaacTGACTGCatatcaataataatgataattattatagtttgaTCTCTTTAAAACACTTTGTTAATCTCAATGTTGgttatataaacatttattaaacacaTTGTAATGTAGTTATAAACAGATTGAAGGAAATGTGTCTTTATTAATGTCTTTGTTAACAACTACAACTCTTAATGAAGCATTCATAACTAGTttataaacagttaataaacatttttaaaaattgatctCCTttcaaagggttagggttaaacttcctgtttggtacataaacagttaataaatgatCAGTATATAAATATTTCTGATGTTctctattttaaaaacatttctaaagaTATATTTAGTCCGTCTATGTTTCTGATGACCTGCTACGTCTCTGTGATGCAGATCGAATCTTTTCCCTCCACATCTTTACATCTTCCAGCTCACTGTGTTCACTTCAGCAAacagtgtatttatatatttacactgATGGTCTACAGTCAGTGTTCATACAGTCCAAAGCAACCAGACTGTCAAAATATGCTTCTATTGTTCTATTGTATTAATAAAGCCTTATTATAGAGGGAAACTTCAACCCTCATCTCCGGTTTTCGCTGCTCTTCTGTGTTTCCCGCCATTAAAGTGGTCACTGTGTAATATATCTGATTGAATACTGGCGTGTAAGAGTCTGACTTTAAGCTGCGTTCACACCAAAAGCATCTGACTCGCCGCTGATGGGATGTCGCTGCGCAATGTCGCCTGAAAAGTTCAATTTTTCCAACTTCATTTGCACCACCTGATATGAAATTGCATGTTATCGCGCCATTTACATTGATTTTCTACGTAGACTTGCTGCTCAATTCACGACAGATGCTTTTGGTGTGAACACCTCTGCAGAAATCCAGGAGTTAGGTCAACAATCTTTAATAAAGTCCCACAGGAGTAAAGACAGCTGGTACATCGTACTTATCCAAAATGAATAATCAGCCAATTATGACTTCTTGAAGTTTGGTTATTTGAAGGATattaaacaacaacagaatatatataattaGTTATAATGGTctgaataaacaaagaaataaagacaataatagCACTGCTGCTGATAACGgcattttgtattattacaaGTAATGCTCCAAATGTCCACTAGAGGTCTCTCTACTGCAGCCAAAGGATAGACATTGAATACAGGCATCAGTTATAGTATGAAAACTATGACCAAATAAGTAAGGTTTACACTATTGGCTagtcaaatcaaataatttatGACTAAGTGCTGCTAATGAACTAATGATCAAGCTAACAACAGAGCATTACACCTACTGCAAATAATATAAGAGCAGGGACATTTGAACAGTCaccgtgtttgtgtgttattgcTTTGAGTCTCTATGTGATGTGTTCAGATCAGAGCTGAAGCCACCGgcagtttgtttttacagctgagcAATATTtactcattattcattttatactgACTGAGTTGTGTTCTAGTGTCAGTAGTGTATATTTGTCATGGGTTGATCAGTTGTGGTTATGTTTTTTCACTAATTATCCTGTCATTTCAGATCCTGTCACCCtcatcatataatataatataataaatataatataatataatataatataatatgatatatttttGGGAATCTACATAGTTACTTTCTCATCTGAAAACATATGAAACCTTAATAAAGAGAAAATTGCACCTTTCCTCCTAGAATTGAACTATTAAAATCACTCAAGctagtaaataataaaaaagctataaatgataaacaacaATGAAACTTTGCTCCCTGAAACCTCTGACTAGAATATGAACACCACCTTTAATTTACTTTGACTTTAATGAtgtttatattgatttattatgtcatattctttatttcctcataTGTAACTGATGTCTGAGCTGTATGCCTGATGTGATGTTTgcttaaaaacaacatgaaataaaagacaagtCTGAAAAGTtatgttacaaaataaaatgttactgtGAAAATAAGGAAGATGAAATTATGATAAGGTTATGTTTCATAAtaattaacttatttattatttgaatgTGGAGTCAATTGGGGCTCCATAAAAGAAAGCAGTCCTGACTCTACATGTTACACTCAGAGATATGACGGCTTCAAACAATCATTTACTGAATACACATAAAGACTCTGATGctataaaactaaatattactGGAGATCAAAGTTATCAGTTATAATCATATCATGTTTGTGGTCTTTAGTCAGTGTTGGACAATAAGGATGTTATTTCAGAAGGTTAAATGGTTGAATGATCAGAACTTTGAACCTTGAtattaaacgtgtgtgtgtgtgtgtgtgtgtgtgtgtgtgtgtgtgtgtgtgtgtgtgtgtgtgtgtgtgtgtcagtgatcaTGATGACAAAGTGAGGCTTGTTTTATTTCCACAGAGTCGTGATGTGTGAACGTCCTTATTTAAACGTCACGTTCTGACttcaatgaataaaaaacaaagtcacagtTTCACACATGATGGagagcttccttccttccttccttccttcctcccttccttctctccttacatGATCACACATGATGGAGAGCTAACACTAATCAGTTTATCATGAGAAACACAACTacaacacttccttccttccttccttccttcctactacAACACAGCAGCAACTCCAACACTTTGCAGTATGTCTTCAGTTTAGTGAAGGGATCATTGCATGTGTAGAACATCGTCTCCATCAGAAATATAAAGAGCAGAAACTTCTCAGACTCACTGAGACACGATTTATAGAAACAGAACATGACTTTATTTCACATCAAACTTTGACATGtgaaataaagatgtttgatttcagcttttcttatttcttctgtaGTTTAGTTCATTCCATCAATGCATCAACAAATGAACATAGGTCATCAGTATAACTTCCATCTGtactgttatcagatcattttaacagctgctgacacaaacatgatgaaactgttgcttacgttacctttagatgctgaaaatcatctgaatcaagctgatgagtgaaggtgaaatgaATCAGCAGCTTCAAGCAGGAAACcaaccagaagaagaacaaacatggAACTGACAGCAGGAGCTTTTTAAGGTCTCAACTCTCTGTATTCATCTTTAACCTGAAGTCTTCTTTAAGGGAATCTgatcacagaacagcagctctgaactctGGAACCAAGAATCTGGAAACAAgagtcaaacattaacagacagtAGAAATCTTTATCAGCTTGATCATAAAGTTTGGTCTCTGTGTGCAAAACATGATCAATAAATAGTTCTTTGTGTTCATTGTTATTGTTAAGTTATGTGCTCTCATCAACCATATTACTGACATCAGATTTAAGTTCTATCATCATTTGTTTTGATATGCTCCCATATTGTAAGGATtagtctgtttttgtttgaacCTGTATTATAAGACATACGCTCTGACTGTTGGCACCTTGTTTTCTATGTTTGGCCATTTTACGTTACTTTTATGCACTTTACGTTTTGTGACAGGAGGTGGCAGTAATGAGTGGGAGCGCTACACTGTGCACTAACTTATCATGAGATCATGGCTAGTGGTGTATTTTTCCCGGTGCTGTGAAGAAGagagtgaaataaaaacaacatatgagAGCGTTACCTCCGTGTAATCCTTCCTCACCATGGCTGATGAAACTGAAAGTCAACAATTATTGTAGCTCCTCTCGGTAGTAAAGCATGAGACCCGAGCTCGTTTCAAGACAGGGTTTAATTTATTCACCGACCAACCCGTGAGAACTAAAGAAGatgaaagtaaacaaacaaTCTGGTAAATACATGTGCTAATTCAGAGCTTGCAGCTTAATAATATTACACATATACACCAATAAAACACACCTCGTAGGCTGCACACTACCAAAGGGGCTGAATCttgtcctttcttctgtctttgtcttctttatttacatttaatgtcGTAACTCAACTCATATCAACTTTACCGAGTGTGGAGACAACCAACCGTGTGGTTTCCCTGCCATGCCCTGCCAGGTGGTGTGTCACTAAAGTGGTACCGTgtagaaacaaatacaaacaatgcGTCCGCCTCAACTGAAACGCAGGTAGGaactaagaaataaataaataaatgagaattaAATGAACTGACATGTGGGCAGTTACAATtatgattcattattatatCATGTGTCCTCATACACAATGCAGACAAACATTAAACTCTATTTAAGCAGGAAAACctcactgaaatgaaaaagctgtttttcagaGAGTCCTGGCTCAGAGTGGCAGCAACACAGATGATTACAGACAAACAACATGTAGCATGAGGACTGATCCATAGCAAGTTCTCAACAATGG is a window from the Scomber japonicus isolate fScoJap1 chromosome 10, fScoJap1.pri, whole genome shotgun sequence genome containing:
- the LOC128366967 gene encoding NLR family CARD domain-containing protein 3-like, whose protein sequence is MDEQGGKPVDSIPKQDLLRTLQNLGEDDFKTFKWYLEQPEVLEDLPTIPKSRLEKSDRCDTVDLMVQTYSENTLQVTKKVQGKMNKQCSHTISKQETGLKRLREVSSSSWLQVQVIKVLREVHSDTVAMCQHKVKSNLKEKCQNLFEKITKAGNSKLLQEFFTRIYILTQETGEVTMEHETIRHEDIFKVPPGRDKPIRTVMTKGVAGIGKTVLTQKFTLDWAEDKANQDIDFTFPFTFRELNVVKEKKYSLVELVHHFFTETKEAGICRFEEFQVVFIFDGLDECRLPLDFHNTEILTDVTESTSVHVLLTNLIRGKLLPSARLWITTRPAAANQIPPECVGMVTEVRGFTDPQKEEYFSRRFRDEEQASTIISHIKTSRSLHIMCHIPVFCWITATVLEDVLKSREGGELPKTLTEMYIHFLVVQAKLKNVKYDGGTERDPHWSPESRKMIESLGKLAFEQLQKGNLIFYESDLAECGFNIREASVCSGVFTEIFKEERGLYQDKVFCFVHLSVQEFLAALHVHLTFTKSEVNLLEEKQTTSWSAVFRGKSTRLYRSAVDEALKSPNGHLDLFLHFLLGLSLQTNQTLLRGLLTQTGSSSQTNQKTVEYIKKKIRKSLSAERSINLFHCLNELNDRSLVEEIQQSLRSGSLSTVKLSPAQWSALIFILLSSEKDLDVFDLKKYSASDEALLRLLPVVKASHKALLSGCHLSERSCAALSSVLSSQSSSLRDLDLSNNNLQDSGVKQLSAGLESPHCGLKTLSLSGCLITEEGCASLASALSCNPSHLRDLDLSNNNLQDSGVKQLSAALESKNCELETLSLSGCLITEEGCASLATALRSNPSHLRDLDLSNNNLQDSGVKQLSAALESKNCELETLSLSGCLITEESCASLASALSCNPSQLRELDLSYNHPGDSGEKLLSAGLEDPHWRLDTLRVDHGGEHRLKPGLKKYFCELTLDTNTIHRNLKLSHNNRKVTDVEKVQSYPYHPDRFDRWPQLLCSNGLTGRCYWEVEWRGRVNISVSYRGINRKGKSEDCRFGKNNQSWRLWCSDEDGRYSVWHSKTKTPISSSVSNRVAVYVDCPAGTLSFYRVSSDTLIHLHTCNTSFTEPLYAGFGVGLDSSVSVLIRAERQRETGNRSYTRESVHAQQLTADSWFQSSELLFCDQIPLKKTSG